The following are encoded together in the Lathyrus oleraceus cultivar Zhongwan6 chromosome 3, CAAS_Psat_ZW6_1.0, whole genome shotgun sequence genome:
- the LOC127127755 gene encoding chromatin modification-related protein EAF1 B isoform X2 yields MHECNSGSVYVVNAEVDSMGGVVDGGLGIGLKTSPRRAAIEKAQAELRQEYDVREERRKELEFLEKGGNPLDFKLGNAASVSVQSTSLTDQHQEQFVTSEAKGSFVLTASPHGDSVDSSARPGAPSISEPNTADNLLLFDGENELAEGEKRSLHSYKRNNITPSEQSSQIGGSQNAKETEDSAIFRPYARRNRSRPNHSSRGGSRDGKGLLSDTNKQKDHNAPSVSKPKPTSSNGEKLLKDPTRNDLLNIEYVGPRAHQKFNISTSVSADKLIITLNRDFKEDKCIVPSQDDTVQNPLVLSSGKASADREMNPGASGELELSPRVAVGQPGDDSCPGQTNGFDNIEVDRKGASTEDQNCSVALGLKSFDPESCNAQTSLARDVNSDTNMCTDTEDADANGISLEQSLFEKKLNSSGYEAVKERSKTNIAESAATVDNEHATGYVTHSGSDSIIKNEDIQMNSSCMQNKLKDSSNIRGLHNNDSTILKADKKESVVMFDRSNSTKDEGCERLKVSMDLSVSANPQSTMAEKFTTAVSDCQPCSPHHLKLADKAHEDSILEEARIIEVKRKRIMELSAHTLPSPVLRKSHWNFVLEEMAWLANDFAQERLWKTTAAAQLCHQASFTSRLRFEMQNKNLEMKMLSHTMAKAVMQFWHSVELLLDKDVHDHNSVGGSVESKIVDSNEASRDKRKNSEMETNNYLKGQNPQKTVKLKVHSYALRYLIDSRSHGISSQAEAPTTPDKIFDSGTVDMSWEEHLTEESLFYRVPHTAMETYRKSIESHFLQCEKTGSSIQEEVETSIYDTGAEFGCEDVAYDEDEGETSTYYLPGTYESRRSLKSVQKKHKNRIKAYTQRAIEIGTDLPYAHYSTGAHPSVLSGSRSANLNVGTVPTRRLRTASRQRVVSPFAVVTGTVQALAKTDAASSGDTNSFQDDQYTLHVGSQLQKSMEVESVGDFEKQLPYDCGETSVKIKKKKPKNLGSGYDQGWQLDSVVLSEQRDQSKKRLDSHHFESNGNSGLYGQHNVKKQKMTKQSLETFDNISPINNSIPSPAASQMSNMSNPNKFIRIINGRDRGRKGKPLKNSAGGQPGSGSSWTLFEDQALVVLVHDMGPNWEFVSDAVNSTLQFKCIFRKPKECKDRHKILMDKSAGDGADSAEDSGSSQSYPSTLPGIPKGSARQLFQRLQGPMEEETLKDHFDKIITIGQKQRYHRNQNDNQDLKQLATVHNSHVIALSQVCPNNLNGGLLTPLDLCDTNVTSPDVLSLGYQGSHAGGLALPNHSSVPSVLPSTGLSSSNPQPSGMGLGNNLSSPSGPMAASVRDSRYGVPRGVPLSADEQQRLQQYNHMISGRNMQQSSMSVPGSHAGSDRGVRMLSGANGMGMMGGISRSIAMARPGFQGMTSSSMLSSGGMLSSSMVGMPSPVNMHPGVSAGQGNSMLRPRDTVHMMRPGHNQGHPRQMMVPELPMQVTQGNSQGIPAFSGMSSAFNSQTTPPSAQQYPGHAQQQSHLSNPHPHLQGPNHTTNSQQAYAIRLAKERQLHQQRYIQQQQQQQQQLAATNAPIPHGQAQSSQAQSQSSSQQVSVSPATPSSPLTPMSSQHQQQKHHLPQPGFSRNPGSSVTSQAVKQRQRQAQQRQYQQPARQHPNQPQHAQAQQQAKLLKGMGRGNMLIHQNNSVDPSHINGLSVASGSQPVEKGDQITQMMQGQTLYPGSGLDPSQPPKPPGSAHPSNNCQLQQKLHSGSTSSSLKQHKPLASSSDSNIQVPVSPVISGHIATPTQPAAVAPNHHQLQVQSQTQSKQINQTQPNIQTTLQHNCQGHSESLSASQPDSLKIDQQPGNSASQVSTSTSMSQGSMDSASVLAVAHTASSQWKSSEPPFGSPMPNPVIQVSSVEGTSVGNAAATESLTVNQGQDPRQSSANLPSHAHNSGPQWQHHQPLSLKQQSLLQPNLSQQSCQLPEQHQPQQHEQEQHFPKDVALQHQPQQVQNLQPEQSSLLIRPPNSNVE; encoded by the exons ATGCATGAATGTAACTCCGGATCTGTTTATGTTGTAAATGCTGAGGTTGATTCCATGGGAGGTGTTGTGGATGGCGGACTTGGTATAGGTTTGAAAACCTCTCCGCGCCGAGCAGCAATTGAGAAGGCTCAAGCAGAGCTCAG ACAGGAGTACGACGTTCGTGAAGAAAGAAGAAAGGAGCTAGAATTTCTTGAAAAA GGTGGGAACCCTCTGGACTTTAAGTTAGGAAATGCTGCTTCTGTTAGTGTTCAGTCTACTTCACTTACTGATCAACATCAAGAACAGTTTGTGACCAG TGAAGCAAAAGGTAGTTTTGTATTGACTGCCTCCCCTCACGGTGACTCTGTAGACAGTAGTGCTAGACCGGGTGCTCCTTCTATTAGTGAGCCAAATACTGCTGATAACCTCTTACTTTTTGATGGTGAGAATGAATTGGCTGAAGGAGAAAAGAGATCTTTACATTCATATAAAAGAAATAATATTACTCCTTCAGAACAGTCTTCTCAAATTGGCGGGAGTCAAAATGCTAAAGAGACTGAAGACTCTGCTATATTCCGCCCATATGCACGAAGGAACAGATCAAGACCAAATCATAGTTCCCGTGGGGGTTCAAGGGACGGAAAGGGTTTGTTATCAGATACGAACAAACAAAAGGATCACAATGCACCTTCTGTTTCCAAGCCAAAGCCTACTAGTTCAAATGGCGAGAAACTTCTTAAAGATCCAACAAGAAATGATCTGCTGAATATTGAATATGTGGGTCCTCGAGCTCATCAAAAATTTAATATTAGTACTAGTGTTTCTGCAGACAAACTAATTATTACATTGAATAGAGATTTCAAAGAAGATAAATGTATTGTACCTTCTCAGGATGATACTGTACAGAACCCACTTGTCTTATCTTCTGGCAAAGCTAGTGCAGATAGAGAAATGAACCCAGGAGCTTCAGGTGAACTTGAGCTTTCACCCCGCGTAGCTGTTGGACAACCGGGAGATGATTCTTGTCCTGGTCAGACAAATGGTTTTGACAACATAGAAGTGGACAGGAAAGGTGCATCCACTGAAGACCAAAATTGCAGTGTTGCATTAGGCCTGAAGAGTTTTGATCCAGAATCCTGTAATGCTCAAACTAGTTTAGCTAGAGATGTAAATAGTGATACCAATATGTGTACTGATACAGAAGATGCTGATGCAAATGGAATTTCTTTGGAACAATCTTTGTTTGAGAAGAAACTAAATTCAAGTGGTTATGAAGCTGTAAAAGAAAGGAGTAAGACTAACATTGCTGAAAGTGCTGCTACTGTTGACAATGAACATGCTACTGGTTATGTAACTCATTCTGGTAGTGATAgtatcataaaaaatgaagacATCCAAATGAATAGTTCTTGCATGCAAAACAAATTGAAGGACTCGTCCAATATTAGAGGACTGCATAACAATGACAGTACTATATTGAAGGCTGATAAAAAAGAAAGTGTTGTCATGTTTGATCGTTCCAATTCTACCAAGGATGAAGGTTGTGAAAGGCTTAAAGTTTCTATGGATTTGTCAGTTTCTGCAAATCCTCAAAGTACTATGGCTGAAAAGTTTACTACTGCCGTGTCTGATTGTCAACCATGTTCACCGCACCACTTGAAGTTAGCAGACAAGGCTCATGAAGATTCTATTTTGGAAGAGGCTCGAATTATTGAG GTCAAGCGGAAGAGAATTATGGAGTTATCTGCTCACACATTACCCTCACCGGTCCTCCGAAAGTCTCACTGGAATTTTGTCCTAGAGGAAATGGCATGGTTGGCAAATGATTTTGCACAG GAGCGTCTTTGGAAGACAACTGCTGCTGCGCAACTCTGTCATCAGGCTTCTTTTACTTCTCGGCTAAGATTTGAAATGCAAAACAAGAATCTGGAGATGAAAATGTTGTCTCACACCATGGCAAAGGCTGTCATGCAGTTTTGGCATTCGGTTGAACTACTACTAGACAAGGATGTTCATGACCATAACTCTGTTGGTGGTTCAGTTGAATCTAAAATAGTTGATTCAAATGAAGCTTCTAGGGACAAGCGAAAAAATTCTGAAATG GAAACAAACAACTACTTGAAGGGACAAAATCCCCAAAAAACTGTGAAACTCAAAGTGCATTCCTATGCTTTGAGGTATTTGATAGATAGCAGGTCGCATGGGATTTCCTCTCAAGCAGAAGCACCGACAACCCCTGATAAGATATTTGATTCAGGCACTGTTGACATGTCATGGGAGGAACATCTTACAGAA GAAAGTCTTTTCTATAGAGTTCCTCACACTGCCATGGAAACTTACAGAAAATCCATTGAATCTCATTTTCTACAGTGTGAG AAAACTGGTAGTAGCATTCAAGAAGAAGTTGAAACATCCATATATGATACTGGAGCAG AGTTTGGGTGTGAAGATGTCGCATatgatgaagatgaaggagaaaCCAGCACTTATTATTTGCCTGGTACCTATGAAAGTAGAAGATCATTGAAGTCAGTTCAGAAGAAGCACAAAAACAGGATAAAGGCTTACACTCAAAGGGCCATTGAAATTGGAACTGATTTGCCTTATGCACACTATTCAACTGGAGCTCATCCGTCCGTACTATCTGGAAGTAGGTCTGCTAATTTAAATGTTGGTACGGTTCCAACGAGACGCCTGCGTACAGCCTCTCGACAAAGAGTTGTGAGTCCTTTTGCAGTGGTCACTGGGACAGTACAGGCTCTAGCTAAGACAGATGCTGCTTCAAGTGGAGATACAAATTCCTTTCAGGATGACCAGTATACTTTACATGTTGGATCACAGCTCCAGAAAAGTATGGAGGTGGAGTCGGTTGGAGATTTTGAAAAGCAGTTACCTTATGATTGTGGTGAAACATCGgttaaaataaagaaaaagaagCCCAAGAATCTG GGTTCTGGATATGATCAGGGATGGCAGTTGGATTCTGTTGTTCTAAGCGAACAG AGGGATCAGTCCAAGAAGAGATTGGATAGTCATCACTTCGAATCCAATGGAAATAGTG GTTTGTACGGGCAACACAATGTGAAGAAGCAGAAGATGACAAAGCAATCACTTGAAACTTTTGACAATATTTCTCCAATAAATAATTCTATTCCCTCCCCAGCTGCTTCACAAATGAGTAACATGTCCAATCCAAATAAATTTATTAGAATCATTAATGGACGGGATAGGGGAAGAAAAGGCAAACCACTAAAG AATTCTGCTGGAGGACAGCCTGGTTCTGGAAGTTCTTGGACACTATTTGAAGATCAG GCTCTTGTTGTCCTGGTTCATGATATGGGTCCTAACTGGGAGTTTGTGAGTGATGCTGTCAACAGTACTTTACAATTCAAG TGTATTTTTCGGAAACCAAAAGAATGCAAGGACCGTCACAAGATTTTGATGGACAAAAGTGCCGGTGATGGTGCTGATAGTGCTGAAGATTCAGGGTCTTCTCAGTCATACCCTTCTACACTACCTGGAATTCCAAAG GGTAGTGCCAGGCAGTTGTTTCAACGTTTGCAAGGGCCAATGGAGGAGGAGACTTTGAAGGATCATTTTGATAAAATTATCACGATTGGGCAGAAGCAACGTTACCACAGGAATCAG AATGATAACCAGGATTTAAAACAATTAGCAACTGTGCATAATTCTCATGTGATTGCTCTTTCCCAAGTTTGCCCGAACAACTTGAATGGAGGACTTTTGAC GCCCCTTGATTTATGTGATACAAATGTAACTAGCCCGGATGTGCTATCACTTGGGTATCAAGGTTCTCATGCTGGGGGTTTAGCATTACCAAATCACAGTTCTGTACCATCAGTGCTTCCTTCTACTGGGTTAAGCTCTTCTAACCCACAGCCTTCTGGTATGGGTCTTGGCAATAACTTGTCATCACCATCTGGTCCAATGGCAGCCTCTGTTAG GGATAGCAGGTATGGAGTTCCGAGAGGCGTACCATTATCAGCAGATGAACAGCAAAGATTACAACAATATAATCATATGATATCCGGCAGAAACATGCAGCAATCTAGCATGTCGGTTCCTGGATCTCATGCAGGAAGTGATCGTGGTGTTCGCATGCTTTCTGGTGCGAATGGTATGGGCATGATGGGTGGGATTAGCAGAAGCATTGCAATGGCAAGGCCAGGTTTTCAAGGAATGACATCGTCATCTATGCTTAGTTCCGGAGGAATGCTTTCGTCTAGTATGGTGGGGATGCCAAGCCCTGTAAATATGCACCCCGGAGTTAGTGCTGGACAAGGAAACTCAATGCTGAGACCTCGTGATACTGTACATATGATGAGG CCTGGCCATAATCAAGGACACCCAAGGCAAATGATGGTTCCGGAACTTCCAATGCAGGTCACCCAAGGAAACAGCCAAGGCATTCCTGCTTTTAGTGGGATGAGTTCTGCTTTTAATAGTCAGACAACCCCCCCATCTGCTCAGCAATACCCAGGACATGCCCAGCAACAGTCTCATCTCAGCAATCCCCATCCTCATCTTCAAGGTCCGAATCACACTACAAATTCACAACAAGCCTATGCAATCCGATTGGCAAAGGAAAGGCAACTGCATCAGCAGCGTTATAttcaacagcagcaacagcagcaacagcagctTGCTGCAACAAATGCACCGATTCCACATGGTCAAGCACAAAGTTCCCAGGCCCAATCACAAAGTTCATCTCAGCAAGTATCTGTTTCACCTGCAACACCATCATCTCCTTTGACTCCGATGTCATCTCAGCATCAACAGCAAAAACATCATCTGCCACAACCTGGGTTCAGTAGAAATCCTGGTTCTAGTGTGACTAGTCAAGCAGTGAAGCAACGACAACGGCAGGCACAACAGAGGCAGTATCAACAGCCTGCGAGGCAGCATCCTAATCAGCCACAGCATGCACAGGCTCAACAGCAGGCTAAACTTTTGAAGGGAATGGGAAGAGGAAACATGTTGATCCATCAGAACAATTCTGTTGATCCTTCTCATATAAATGGATTATCTGTAGCTTCAGGAAGCCAACCTGTTGAGAAAGGTGATCAAATCACGCAAATGATGCAAGGTCAAACTTTATATCCTGGATCTGGTTTAGATCCAAGCCAACCACCCAAGCCACCAGGTTCTGCTCATCCTTCTAATAATTGCCAATTGCAGCAGAAGCTACATTCTGGATCAACCAGCTCTTCATTGAAGCAACATAAGCCATTGGCATCTTCTTCTGACAGTAACATACAAGTTCCAGTTTCACCGGTTATTTCAGGTCATATAGCTACACCAACACAGCCTGCTGCTGTTGCTCCCAACCATCACCAACTGCAGGTGCAATCTCAGACACAGTCTAAGCAAATTAATCAAACGCAACCAAATATTCAGACGACATTGCAACATAACTGTCAGGGGCATTCTGAGTCATTAAGCGCATCTCAACCTGATTCACTTAAAATTGATCAACAGCCTGGAAATAGTGCTTCTCAAGTCAGTACAAGCACCTCAATGTCTCAAGGTTCTATGGATTCAGCTAGTGTGTTAGCAGTTGCTCATACCGCGTCTTCTCAGTGGAAATCATCAGAACCACCATTTGGTTCCCCCATGCCCAATCCAGTTATTCAAGTGAGCTCTGTGGAGGGCACATCTGTTGGAAATGCAGCTGCAACTGAGTCATTGACTGTTAATCAAGGGCAGGACCCACGGCAGTCGTCGGCTAACTTGCCTTCTCATGCACATAATTCCGGGCCACAGTGGCAGCATCATCAGCCTTTGTCTCTTAAACAACAATCTTTGTTGCAACCAAACCTTTCTCAACAGTCGTGCCAACTACCAGAACAGCATCAGCCCCAGCAACATGAGCAGGAGCAACATTTTCCCAAAGACGTAGCTTTGCAACATCAACCTCAACAAGTTCAAAATCTACAACCAGAGCAGAGCAGTTTGCTTATCCGTCCACCTAACTCTAATGTGGAATGA